The DNA segment TCTGCATCATTGTGATAAAATATAGCCTGTTCGGTGCCCTTGCGGCACATCGATCCCTGTGGTCCTATCTTTTTTGAAGAGGTGATCTCTATGAAACGTCTGGCAGTCGCACTCGTTGTTCTCGTGCTCTTCTGTACCACCGCTGCGGCGGGCACAATGCTGGAGGCAGGCGGCGGCTTCACCTACTGCGTCAACGAGCTGACCCCGTTGACGGGAAACTACTGGGAGTGCAGAGGCACGGTTGTCAACGAAACCCCGGAGGACTACGGAACCGCCTATTTCAACGTCCACGTCTACAATGCCAACGGGCAGGAGCGCAAGGTCTTCATGATCACCCTGGAGGAGATCGACGCCGGT comes from the Synergistales bacterium genome and includes:
- a CDS encoding FxLYD domain-containing protein; protein product: MKRLAVALVVLVLFCTTAAAGTMLEAGGGFTYCVNELTPLTGNYWECRGTVVNETPEDYGTAYFNVHVYNANGQERKVFMITLEEIDAGTAVPFRTTFQEPVNALYCEMEFLLAK